A genomic stretch from Arachis stenosperma cultivar V10309 chromosome 3, arast.V10309.gnm1.PFL2, whole genome shotgun sequence includes:
- the LOC130967475 gene encoding probable flavin-containing monooxygenase 1 isoform X2, translating into MAYYSATYQELLQKGPEVFKGKVLHSMDYSALDNKIAAELIKDKRVAVIGSQKSAIDIATECAHANGVKYPCTMIQRSAHWFFPELNILGIDIEYFYANRFAELLVHKPGESFLLSLVATLLSPLRWGVAKVAESYLRWRLPMKKYGLVPSYSILQGISSCRIGVLAENFYDKLKEGSILIKKSQSFGFCKEGLLIHGEAKPLEIDIVILATGYKGDEKLQSIFKSHVFQKYIIGSKSSSLPLYRQIIHPRIPQLAIIGYAESLSNLYSSEMRCQWLAHFLDGNIELPTITEMEKDVKVWDDNMKLHAGEYYWKSCIANCGIWYNDQLCKDIGCNHKRKKGLFAELFEPYGPKDYVGLSHKR; encoded by the exons ATGGCATATTACAGTGCAACATACCAAGAACTTCTCCAGAAAG GCCCAGAAGTTTTCAAAGGCAAGGTTTTGCATTCAATGGACTACTCTGCTTTAGACAATAAGATTGCTGCTGAGTTGATTAAAGATAAGAGAGTTGCAGTAATTGGTTCACAGAAATCTGCTATTGATATTGCAACTGAATGTGCACATGCAAATG GAGTCAAGTATCCTTGCACAATGATCCAAAGATCTGCTCACTGGTTTTTCCCAGAACTCAACATTTTGGGAATTGATATCGAATATTTTTATGCAAATCGTTTTGCTGAGCTTTTAGTTCACAAGCCTGGAGAGTCTTTCCTACTTAGCCTTGTGGCAACTCTGCTTTCACCATTG AGGTGGGGAGTGGCGAAAGTGGCCGAATCATATCTGAGATGGAGGCTTCCAATGAAGAAGTATGGATTGGTGCCGAGTTACAGCATTCTTCAAGGAATCTCTTCGTGTCGTATTGGGGTGCTTGCTGAGAACTTTTATGACAAATTAAAAGAAGGATCCATTCTCATAAAGAAATCACAAAGCTTTGGATTTTGCAAAGAAGGTTTACTCATTCATGGAGAAGCCAAGCCACTAGAAATTGATATAGTAATTCTTGCTACAGGTTACAAAGGTGATGAAAAACTCCAAAGCATATTCAAATCACATGTGTTCCAAAAATACATCATTGGGTCAAAGTCTTCATCTCTTCCCCTCTACAG GCAGATAATTCACCCTCGAATTCCTCAATTGGCAATAATAGGATATGCTGAGAGCCTATCAAATCTATATTCCTCTGAAATGAGGTGCCAGTGGCTAGCACATTTTCTGGATGGAAACattgagcttccaaccataacTGAAATGGAAAAGGATGTCAAGGTGTGGGATGACAATATGAAACTACATGCTGGTGAATATTATTGGAAATCGTGCATTGCAAATTGTGGCATTTGGTATAATGATCAATTGTGTAAAGACATTGGGTGTAACCACAAAAGAAAAAAGGGTCTTTTTGCGGAGTTGTTTGAACCATATGGACCGAAAGATTATGTTGGTCTTAGTCATAAACGATGA
- the LOC130967475 gene encoding probable flavin-containing monooxygenase 1 isoform X1: MERRVAIIGAGTSGLLACKYTLEKGFNPVVFEAEEGVGGLWRQTIESTKLQNKKLTYQFSDFPWHSSVKEENPSSQQVLHYLNSFAQHFSLFSYIRFNSKVIDVEYVGESSEEMETWELWGGNGKPFSSKGTWHITVQHTKNFSRKVYEAEFVILCIGKYSGVPNIPLFPPGQGPEVFKGKVLHSMDYSALDNKIAAELIKDKRVAVIGSQKSAIDIATECAHANGVKYPCTMIQRSAHWFFPELNILGIDIEYFYANRFAELLVHKPGESFLLSLVATLLSPLRWGVAKVAESYLRWRLPMKKYGLVPSYSILQGISSCRIGVLAENFYDKLKEGSILIKKSQSFGFCKEGLLIHGEAKPLEIDIVILATGYKGDEKLQSIFKSHVFQKYIIGSKSSSLPLYRQIIHPRIPQLAIIGYAESLSNLYSSEMRCQWLAHFLDGNIELPTITEMEKDVKVWDDNMKLHAGEYYWKSCIANCGIWYNDQLCKDIGCNHKRKKGLFAELFEPYGPKDYVGLSHKR, from the exons ATGGAAAGAAGAGTGGCAATTATTGGAGCAGGAACGAGTGGCCTTCTTGCCTGCAAATACACTCTTGAAAAAGGGTTTAATCCAGTTGTCTTTGAAGCTGAGGAAGGGGTTGGAGGCCTATGGAGGCAAACTATAGAATCCACAAAGctccaaaacaaaaaattaacctATCAATTCTCTGATTTTCCATGGCATTCTTCTGTGAAAGAAGAGAACCCAAGTAGCCAGCAAGTGTTACATTATCTTAattcttttgctcaacatttttctctcttttcatacATCAGGTTCAATTCAAAGGTCATAGATGTAGAGTATGTAGGAGAGTCCAGTGAAGAAATGGAGACATGGGAATTATGGGGTGGCAATGGTAAGCCCTTTTCCTCTAAAGGAACATGGCATATTACAGTGCAACATACCAAGAACTTCTCCAGAAAG GTGTATGAGGCTGAGTTTGTTATTCTCTGCATTGGGAAATATAGTGGTGTACCTAACATTCCCCTATTCCCTCCTGGACAAGGCCCAGAAGTTTTCAAAGGCAAGGTTTTGCATTCAATGGACTACTCTGCTTTAGACAATAAGATTGCTGCTGAGTTGATTAAAGATAAGAGAGTTGCAGTAATTGGTTCACAGAAATCTGCTATTGATATTGCAACTGAATGTGCACATGCAAATG GAGTCAAGTATCCTTGCACAATGATCCAAAGATCTGCTCACTGGTTTTTCCCAGAACTCAACATTTTGGGAATTGATATCGAATATTTTTATGCAAATCGTTTTGCTGAGCTTTTAGTTCACAAGCCTGGAGAGTCTTTCCTACTTAGCCTTGTGGCAACTCTGCTTTCACCATTG AGGTGGGGAGTGGCGAAAGTGGCCGAATCATATCTGAGATGGAGGCTTCCAATGAAGAAGTATGGATTGGTGCCGAGTTACAGCATTCTTCAAGGAATCTCTTCGTGTCGTATTGGGGTGCTTGCTGAGAACTTTTATGACAAATTAAAAGAAGGATCCATTCTCATAAAGAAATCACAAAGCTTTGGATTTTGCAAAGAAGGTTTACTCATTCATGGAGAAGCCAAGCCACTAGAAATTGATATAGTAATTCTTGCTACAGGTTACAAAGGTGATGAAAAACTCCAAAGCATATTCAAATCACATGTGTTCCAAAAATACATCATTGGGTCAAAGTCTTCATCTCTTCCCCTCTACAG GCAGATAATTCACCCTCGAATTCCTCAATTGGCAATAATAGGATATGCTGAGAGCCTATCAAATCTATATTCCTCTGAAATGAGGTGCCAGTGGCTAGCACATTTTCTGGATGGAAACattgagcttccaaccataacTGAAATGGAAAAGGATGTCAAGGTGTGGGATGACAATATGAAACTACATGCTGGTGAATATTATTGGAAATCGTGCATTGCAAATTGTGGCATTTGGTATAATGATCAATTGTGTAAAGACATTGGGTGTAACCACAAAAGAAAAAAGGGTCTTTTTGCGGAGTTGTTTGAACCATATGGACCGAAAGATTATGTTGGTCTTAGTCATAAACGATGA
- the LOC130966379 gene encoding threonine synthase, chloroplastic-like, with the protein MPALHVAASVPTTVAPLSLLLSPLSSGSHIFSAPQPSSPLVNASSISLGGNLTVVDLPGITRVPVHGEPENIYVQIKDIIMEYIRPEESIILNVLSAIVDFTTCESIRMSQSVDKTGLRTLAVVTKADKSPEGLLEKVTADDVNIGLGYVREAFPNDSDDIVSAFEGNSNLFWVERFGKQFLGMNDLWVKHCGISHIGSFKDLGMTVLVSQVNRLRKMNRPVVGVGCASIGDTSTALSAYYASAGIPSIVFLPANRISIAQLVQPIANGAFVLSIDTDFDGCMQLIREVMAELPIYLANSLNSLRLEGQKTAAIEILQQFDWQVPDWVIVPGGNLGNIYAFYKGFHICKELGLVDKIPRLVCAQAANANPLYLYFKSGWKDFKAVKANTTFASAIQTGDPVSIDRAVYALKNSNGIVEEATEEELMDAMAQADSTGMFICPYTGVALTVLFKLRNSGVIKPTDRTVVVSTAHRLKFTQSKIDYHSKDIKEMACRYANPPVQVKADFGSVMDVLKKYLLSKAPKH; encoded by the exons ATGCCGGCGCTACATGTAGCAGCGTCTGTCCCCACCACCGTCGcgcctctctctctccttttatCCCCACTCAGTTCTGGCTCGCATATCTTCTCAGCGCCGCAGCCATCATCTCCTCTAGTCAATGCTTCAAG TATTAGTTTGGGAGGGAACTTGACAGTGGTGGATCTTCCTGGTATAACTAGGGTTCCTGTTCATGGCGAGCCTGAAAATATCTATGTTCAGATCAAGGATATTATCATGGAGTATATTAGGCCTGAAGAGAGCATTATTCTGAATGTTCTTTCTGCTATCGTTGATTTTactacttgtgaatccataAGAATGTCTCAGTCTGTGGATAAAACTGGTTTGAGAACCTTGGCTGTTGTAACAAAGGCTGATAAGTCTCCTGAAGGCTTGTTGGAGAAGGTAACTGCTGATGATGTTAACATTGGTCTTGGTTATGT AAGAGAGGCTTTTCCCAATGACTCTGATGACATCGTCAGCGCCTTTGAGGGAAACTCCAATCTCTTCTGGGTTGAGCGTTTTGGCAAACAGTTCCTTGGCATGAACGATCTCTGGGTCAAGCACTGCGGCATCAGCCACATTGGCAGCTTCAAGGATCTCGGCATGACCGTTCTCGTTAGCCAG GTGAACCGCTTAAGGAAGATGAATAGGCCTGTGGTTGGTGTTGGTTGTGCTTCAATTGGGGACACCTCTACTGCTTTGTCTGCTTACTACGCTTCTGCGGGGATCCCTTCCATTGTGTTCTTGCCTGCTAACAGGATCTCCATTGCGCAGTTGGTGCAGCCGATTGCGAATGGTGCTTTCGTGCTGAGTATTGACACCGATTTTGATGGTTGTATGCAGCTGATTAGGGAGGTTATGGCCGAGCTGCCGATATATTTGGCGAATTCTTTGAACAGTTTGAGGCTTGAGGGGCAGAAGACTGCTGCTATTGAGATTCTGCAGCAGTTTGATTGGCAGGTCCCTGATTGGGTCATTGTCCCCGGCGGCAACCTTGGCAATATTTATGCTTTTTACAAAGGGTTTCATATATGTAAAGAGTTGGGGCTTGTGGACAAGATTCCCAGGCTTGTTTGTGCCCAGGCTGCGAATGCCAATCCTTTGTATTTGTACTTCAAGTCAGGGTGGAAAGATTTTAAGGCGGTGAAGGCTAATACTACCTTTGCATCTGCCATACAAACTGGGGACCCTGTTTCAATTGACAGAGCTGTTTATGCCTTGAAGAACTCGAATGGGATTGTTGAGGAGGCGACTGAAGAGGAGTTGATGGATGCCATGGCTCAAGCAGACTCCACTGGCATGTTTATTTGCCCTTACACTGGAGTGGCTTTGACTGTATTGTTTAAGTTGAGGAATAGTGGGGTTATAAAGCCTACCGATAGGACTGTGGTGGTGAGCACGGCTCATAGGTTGAAGTTCACTCAGTCCAAAATCGATTATCATTCCAAGGATATCAAAGAGATGGCTTGCAGATATGCTAACCCACCGGTGCAAGTGAAGGCGGACTTTGGCTCGGTTATGGATGTGTTGAAGAAGTATCTGCTGAGTAAGGCTCCAAAGCATTAG